The following proteins come from a genomic window of Candidatus Thermoplasmatota archaeon:
- the rpsB gene encoding 30S ribosomal protein S2 encodes MAQDAIEETQTQLPRDYEPLVPEDMYLSCGIHIGTQAKTADMKPFIYKVRNDGLYVLDVKKTDERIRAAAKFLARFPADKIMLVSARQYGQKPIKVLSKRVGANAMAGRFMPGTLTNPNTSQFTEPRVMVLNDPSGDVQAMREALNVGIPIIALCDTNNETRNVDLVIPTNNKGRRSLALVYWLLTREILRARGELDNPDTFDLKIEDFEASL; translated from the coding sequence ATGGCGCAAGACGCGATCGAGGAAACCCAGACCCAACTGCCCCGCGACTACGAACCGCTCGTCCCCGAGGACATGTACCTCTCCTGCGGCATCCACATCGGCACGCAGGCCAAGACGGCGGACATGAAGCCGTTCATCTACAAGGTCCGCAACGACGGGCTGTACGTCCTCGACGTCAAGAAGACCGACGAGCGCATCCGCGCGGCGGCCAAGTTCCTCGCGCGCTTCCCCGCCGACAAGATCATGCTCGTCTCGGCGCGCCAGTACGGCCAGAAGCCCATCAAGGTTCTCTCCAAGCGCGTGGGCGCAAACGCGATGGCGGGCCGCTTCATGCCCGGCACGCTCACGAACCCCAACACCTCGCAGTTCACCGAGCCGCGCGTCATGGTGCTAAACGACCCTTCGGGCGACGTGCAGGCCATGCGCGAGGCGCTCAACGTCGGCATCCCCATCATCGCGCTGTGCGACACCAACAACGAGACGCGCAACGTCGACCTCGTCATCCCGACGAACAACAAGGGTCGCCGGTCGCTCGCGCTCGTGTACTGGCTCCTGACGCGCGAAATCCTGCGCGCCCGCGGCGAGCTCGACAACCCGGACACGTTCGATCTGAAGATTGAGGATTTCGAGGCTTCGCTCTAG